In Streptomyces sclerotialus, the DNA window GGGGATTGTCCAGCGCCGGGAAGACCGAGAACATCGAGCCGGAGCCCTTGCCGCCGAAGGTCGGGACGAAGAAGCCCTGGAAGCCCAGCTGGTTCTTCTTACCGTCCTTGGTCTTCGCGCCGGGGACCTTCACCACGCCGCTGGAGGTGAAGTTCTTCTGGTCCTGCGGGAGGAAGGGGACCGCGCCCTCGTAGACGACCTTGCCGGTGCCGTCCTTGACGGTGACCTCGGGGGCGTAGCCGTGCGAGAGCAGGTAGACCCGGTCGCCGCCGATGTCCAGCGGCTCGTTGACCTTGATCGAGGTCTTGTGCTCCTTGCCGTCGGCACCGTTGAAGTAGGTGACGTCGGCACGGAAGACGCGCGGGGTACCGTTCTGCGGCCCGCCGCGCTCGTAGGTGGCGACGAACTTGTCGAGCTGGAAGCCGAACGGCGCCAGGTCGTCGGTGTCGAAGAACGACCCGGACTTGAAGTCGTCGAACTGGGTCAGGCTGTTGGAGAAGCCGTCCCCCTCGGTGACCAGCTTGCCGCCCTCGGACTTCCACAGCTGGCCGACGGCGAACGCCACCAGCATCACGATCAGCGCGATGTGGAAGACCAGGTTGCCGGCCTCGCGGAGGTAGCCCTTCTCGGAGGCGACCGAGCTGCCCACGACATGGGTACGGAAGCGGCGTTTCTTCAGCGTCCGGCGGGCGGCTTCGAGGACCTGCTCGGGCTCGGCTGTGGTGCGCCAGGTGGCGTAGGCGGGCAGCCGGGTCAGGCGGCGCGGGGCGCCCGGCGGGCGGCCGCGCAGCTGGCCGACGAACTGCCAGGTCCGCGGGATGATGCAGCCGATCAGCGAGATGAACAGCAGCAGGTAGATCGCGGAGAACCACACCGAGCTGTAGACGTGGAACATCCCGAGCTTGTCGTAGACCGGCCCGAGGATGTCGTGCTGTTCCTTGAACTCGTCGACCTTGACCGGGTTGATGCTGGTCTGCGGGATCAGCGAACCGGGTACGGCGCCGAGCGAGAGCAGGAAGAGCAGGATCAGCGCGACCCGCATGGAGGTCAGCTGGCGCCAGAACCAGCGGGCCCAGCCGAGGGGCCCGAGGGACGGCAGGGTGATCTCTTCCTTCGGTGCGGTGGAGAGCTGGGACCCGGCCGCGCCCAGCTCGGGCTCGGACTCGCGGGTGTCGTTCGTGGCGGTCATCGATCAGATCCCAACGGTGAAGCCTGTGGTCCAGCTCTGCAGTGCGGACATCATGCTGTCCCAGATTCCTGTGACGAGCAGGACGCCGATCACGACGAGCAGGCCGCCACCGGTCCGCATCACCCAGACATAGTGCCGCTTGACCCAGCCGAACGCGCCGAGCGCCTTGCGGAAGGCCAGGGCGACGAGGATGAAGGGCAGGCCGAGGCCGAGGCAGTAGGCCACGGTCAGCAGCGCGCCGCGGCCGGCGCTGGCCTCGTTGAACGACAGGGCGTTCACGGCCGTCAGGGTGGGGCCCAGGCACGGCGTCCAGCCGACGCCGAAGAGCACGCCGAGCACGGGCGCGCCCACCAGCCCCATCGCCGGGCGCTTGTGCAGCATCCGGAACTCGCGCTGCCCGAAGCGGCCCAGCACGCCCATGAAGGTGAGGCCGAGCAGGATGGTCAGGGCGCCGAGCACCCGGGAGATGACGTCCTTGTAGTCCTGGAGCGTCTGTCCGAAGTACCCGAAGAGGGCACCGCCGGAGACGAAGACGACGGTGAAGCCGGCGACGAAGAGGGCCGCGCCGGTGAGCATCCGGCCGCGCCGGGCGTCACCCAGGTCGGTGCCCGTGACGCCGGTCACGTACGACATGTAGCCGGGTACGAGCGGCAGCACGCACGGCGAGAAGAAGGACACCAGGCCGCCGAGGAGCGCGACCGGCAGGGCGACCAGCAGGGCGCCGGAGAGCACGGTCTCGTTCGGGGCGGTGCCGGCTACGGCGAGCACGCTCACAGGATCACTTCTCCGCGATCAGCGGGTCGATCATCTTGCGCAGCTCGCTCTCGCTGAGCGGGGTGAGCGCGCGGGCCGCGATCCGGCCCTTGCGGTCGATCGCGATGGTGGTGGGGATGGCCTGCGGGTTCAGGCTGCCCTTGGGGAAGCGCAGCATCAGCTTGCCCATGGGGTCGTACAGGCTGGGGTACGGGATCTTGTGCTGCTCCTCGAAGCTGACCGCCTGGGTCTTCTTGGAGTCCCGGGTGTTGATCCCGAGGAACTGCACGCCCTCGTCCTTGGTCTCGTTCGCGACCTTGGCGAAGTTGGGGGCCTCGGCGATGCAGGGCGCGCACCATGATCCCCAGATGTTGAGGACGACGACCTTGCCCTTGTAGTCGGCGGCGTCGAGGTGCTTGCCCTCGGTGGACTCGCCGGAGATGTCGGGGGCCTGCTGCCGGTCGGCCGGCTTGACCGTGTCGATCCCGTCCTTGCCCTGGACGAACTTGGTCTGCTGCGAGCCCCCTGACGTACCGCCTGATCCGCAGGCACTCAGGAGCACGGCGGCGGCCGCGACGCCGGCGGCCGGCAGGAGCGTTCGGCGGCGGGTGACGCGGCGGCGGGGGACGCGGCAGGCACTCATGTGAAAAGTTTCGCATGGGCCTTTTGTGGATCTTCCGCACCCCCCTGCCGGCGCGGCTCAGGCCGCCGCGAGGTACCGCCGCCAGCCGCCCGCCGGCCGCTCGCCGACGTCCAGCCCCTGGAGCCTGGCCAGCACCTTCGGGTCCTGCACGGCCAGCCAGTCGGTGAACTGCTTGAAGGACACCAGCCGCACGTCCCGGTGTCCCTCGTCCGCGATGTGCTTCAGCGCTTCCTCGACGGCGTCCATGTAGATCCCGCCGTTCCACTCCTCGAAGTGGTTGCCGATGAAGAAGGGGGCGCGGTTGGTCTCGTAGGCGCGCCGGAAGCCGGATATGTACGCGTCCGTGGCCTGCCGGCGCCAGCCGGGGTAGTTGTGCCGCGGGGCCCGGGTGGAGTTCCCGGACTGGTTCGCGAGGATGTTGTAGTCCATCGAGAGGACCTCGAAGGAGTGGCCGGGGAACGGTATCTGCTGGAGCGGGAGGTCCCAGATGCCGCGCTTCTTGGTGGGCCAGGTCTGCCGGCCGCCGGGCGAGCTGGCGTCGTAGCGCCAGCCGAGCTCGCGGGCGGTGGGCAGCAGGTTGTCCTGGCCGAGCAGGCAGGGGGTGCGCCCGCCGACGAGTTCCTTCCGGTAGTCGAAGGGCAGCGGCTCGACGTCGGTGAAGCCGGTGTACGTCCGCCACTTCGTCACGAAGTCGGTGGCCTGGTCGATCTCGGAGCGCCACTGCGCGGGGGGCCAGTGGGCGACCGAGCCGGAGCCGGCACAGAAGTGGCCGTTGAAGTGGGTGCCTATCTCGTGCCCTTCGAGCCAGGCGGCCCGGACGTTGCGCAGCGTCTCCTTGATGTGCGCGTCGGTGAGGTAGCCGATGTCGGAGGCGCCGACCGGATTGTTCGGCGGGCGGTACAGGTGCTTCTTGGCCTCCGGCAGGCAGTACAGGCCGGAGAGGAAGAAGGTCATCTTCGCGCCGTGGTCCTCGGCGAGGCGGCGGAAGCGGGGGAAGAGGCCGTTGCCGACCTCGCCGGCGCCGTCCCAGGAGAAGACGACGAACTGCGGCGGGGTCTGCCCCGGCTCCAGCGGCTCGGGCTTCGGGGGCTGGTGGGGCTGCGGCCCGGTCTCGGCGGTCGAGCCGTCACCGATCGGCTTCGGGCGGGCCCGTACGGTCTTCTTCCCGGCGGCGTCGCCGGGCCGTGCGGTGCCGCAGCCCGCGAGCCCGATCGCGGCGGCCGCCCCCGCTCCGATGCCCAGCAGGTTCCGCCGACTGATCGCGCTCATACCGTTCCCGTCCGCACTTA includes these proteins:
- a CDS encoding TlpA family protein disulfide reductase, translating into MSACRVPRRRVTRRRTLLPAAGVAAAAVLLSACGSGGTSGGSQQTKFVQGKDGIDTVKPADRQQAPDISGESTEGKHLDAADYKGKVVVLNIWGSWCAPCIAEAPNFAKVANETKDEGVQFLGINTRDSKKTQAVSFEEQHKIPYPSLYDPMGKLMLRFPKGSLNPQAIPTTIAIDRKGRIAARALTPLSESELRKMIDPLIAEK
- a CDS encoding cytochrome c biogenesis CcdA family protein, whose translation is MLAVAGTAPNETVLSGALLVALPVALLGGLVSFFSPCVLPLVPGYMSYVTGVTGTDLGDARRGRMLTGAALFVAGFTVVFVSGGALFGYFGQTLQDYKDVISRVLGALTILLGLTFMGVLGRFGQREFRMLHKRPAMGLVGAPVLGVLFGVGWTPCLGPTLTAVNALSFNEASAGRGALLTVAYCLGLGLPFILVALAFRKALGAFGWVKRHYVWVMRTGGGLLVVIGVLLVTGIWDSMMSALQSWTTGFTVGI
- the resB gene encoding cytochrome c biogenesis protein ResB gives rise to the protein MTATNDTRESEPELGAAGSQLSTAPKEEITLPSLGPLGWARWFWRQLTSMRVALILLFLLSLGAVPGSLIPQTSINPVKVDEFKEQHDILGPVYDKLGMFHVYSSVWFSAIYLLLFISLIGCIIPRTWQFVGQLRGRPPGAPRRLTRLPAYATWRTTAEPEQVLEAARRTLKKRRFRTHVVGSSVASEKGYLREAGNLVFHIALIVMLVAFAVGQLWKSEGGKLVTEGDGFSNSLTQFDDFKSGSFFDTDDLAPFGFQLDKFVATYERGGPQNGTPRVFRADVTYFNGADGKEHKTSIKVNEPLDIGGDRVYLLSHGYAPEVTVKDGTGKVVYEGAVPFLPQDQKNFTSSGVVKVPGAKTKDGKKNQLGFQGFFVPTFGGKGSGSMFSVFPALDNPRLTLTAYHGDLGVDSGLPQNVYQLETKNLKQYKKDGRAVAQMMSPGQTMKLPNGDGSIRFDGVKQWASFTISHQPGNGLALGGAVAALLGLAGSLFIQRRRVWVRAEKGPDGVTVVEVAGLGRSESPKLPEELADIAYALQPEAPQASEPASEEPEESAPQDSAPDAEDSAEPSDSAGNADPSEGARA